The Vibrio sp. SNU_ST1 genome has a segment encoding these proteins:
- a CDS encoding TSUP family transporter has protein sequence MEITLEILAILFVVATAAGFIDAMAGGGGLLTLPALLAAGVPPTQALATNKLQSSFGSFSASWYFVRNGIVSIKEMRLAILCTFIGSAIGAELVQHIDASLLTSMIPLLLIAISLYFLLAPQTRASEGEQKISEAMFALCVGGGVGFYDGFFGPGTGSIFTVCFVAIGHFSLVDATARTKVLNFTSNIAALIFFIIAGLPIWELGLVMAVGGFMGAQLGAKVVVTKGQKWIRPLVIVMSMLMASKLLWEQHQQWILSVF, from the coding sequence ATGGAAATCACTCTAGAAATATTGGCTATCTTGTTTGTTGTTGCAACAGCGGCAGGCTTTATTGATGCGATGGCCGGTGGTGGTGGGTTATTGACTTTACCTGCATTGCTAGCGGCAGGAGTACCACCAACGCAGGCATTGGCAACCAACAAACTTCAAAGTTCTTTTGGTAGCTTTTCTGCGAGTTGGTATTTTGTTCGCAACGGTATCGTCAGTATTAAAGAGATGCGTCTTGCTATTCTCTGTACCTTTATTGGTTCTGCGATTGGCGCTGAGTTAGTGCAGCATATTGATGCGAGCTTGCTGACCAGCATGATCCCATTACTGCTTATTGCCATCTCTCTCTATTTCTTATTAGCACCACAAACCAGAGCGTCTGAGGGTGAACAGAAGATCTCTGAGGCGATGTTTGCTCTGTGTGTAGGTGGTGGCGTAGGTTTCTATGATGGCTTCTTTGGCCCAGGAACAGGTTCTATCTTCACCGTCTGTTTTGTTGCGATTGGTCATTTCTCGTTAGTGGATGCAACAGCACGTACTAAGGTTCTTAACTTCACCTCGAATATAGCCGCATTGATCTTCTTTATTATTGCTGGTTTACCCATTTGGGAGTTGGGCTTAGTGATGGCTGTTGGTGGCTTTATGGGCGCTCAGCTTGGCGCTAAAGTGGTGGTGACAAAAGGGCAGAAGTGGATTCGCCCCCTTGTGATAGTGATGTCGATGTTAATGGCATCTAAACTGCTTTGGGAACAGCATCAACAATGGATTCTATCAGTATTTTAA
- a CDS encoding LysR family transcriptional regulator — MLLEGIETLLVLSKAKTMSRTGSLLYISQSAVSKRIANLEKKLGKKLIEPSGRQIKLTPDAIALIESIGPAFNELRGLIYEQQELEDTTLITLDSSKSLIAGYLGEMMGQFIQQDKYITITTNHTPRIIERVQSGKATLGLCAGLLPPHHGLMTFHLFDEPFYIVSKSPLTDLPPMVITNDMTNPANSYQLSVLEKFGIKPLMEMDAYTAAAQLALGGTGPALIPLSIVKTLNIKSQYLFSFQELEGLIRPIHICVRANSYQSPRVKILIESIVDAVPKAV; from the coding sequence ATGTTACTCGAAGGAATCGAAACTCTATTGGTGCTTAGCAAAGCAAAGACCATGAGCCGCACTGGCAGTTTGCTTTATATCAGCCAATCGGCGGTAAGCAAACGGATTGCTAATTTAGAGAAGAAGTTAGGTAAGAAACTCATAGAACCGAGTGGCCGACAGATCAAACTGACGCCGGATGCGATCGCATTAATCGAAAGTATTGGCCCTGCATTCAATGAACTTAGAGGGCTTATCTACGAGCAACAAGAGTTGGAAGACACCACCCTTATTACCTTAGATAGCTCTAAATCTTTGATCGCAGGTTATCTAGGTGAAATGATGGGCCAATTTATCCAACAAGATAAATACATCACCATTACCACTAACCATACTCCAAGAATCATAGAGCGAGTGCAATCTGGTAAGGCGACCTTAGGGTTGTGCGCTGGTTTGCTGCCACCGCATCATGGGTTGATGACTTTCCACCTGTTTGATGAGCCGTTTTACATAGTGAGTAAATCGCCGTTAACGGATCTTCCTCCAATGGTCATCACTAACGACATGACCAACCCTGCTAACTCGTATCAGTTATCGGTACTGGAAAAGTTCGGCATCAAACCCTTGATGGAGATGGATGCCTACACCGCAGCTGCCCAGTTAGCGTTGGGGGGGACAGGACCCGCTTTGATCCCGCTCTCTATCGTAAAAACACTCAATATTAAGTCTCAATACCTGTTTAGCTTCCAAGAACTAGAAGGCCTTATTCGACCGATTCATATCTGTGTGAGAGCGAATAGCTATCAATCCCCACGAGTTAAAATACTGATAGAATCCATTGTTGATGCTGTTCCCAAAGCAGTTTAG
- a CDS encoding TRIC cation channel family protein: MDSMLLYIIDLFGTAIFAISGVFVAGRLKMDPFGVAVLGSVTAIGGGTIRDMALGATPVFWITDTTYLWVIITTCLLTMIIVRRPKRLAWWILPVCDAIGLAVFVGIGVEKALIYQDSALVAIIMGVITGCGGGIIRDVLAREVPMILRSEVYATACIIGGAFHTMALSMGHDSETAFLAGVFTTLLIRLGAIRWHMSLPTFAIK, from the coding sequence ATGGACTCCATGCTGCTTTATATTATCGATTTATTTGGCACCGCTATCTTTGCTATCTCTGGCGTATTTGTCGCAGGCCGTCTTAAAATGGACCCCTTTGGCGTCGCCGTTTTAGGCAGCGTAACCGCGATTGGCGGCGGTACTATTCGTGACATGGCATTGGGCGCGACACCTGTGTTTTGGATCACTGATACCACCTACCTTTGGGTTATCATCACCACCTGTTTGCTGACCATGATTATAGTAAGACGCCCCAAGCGTCTGGCGTGGTGGATCCTACCAGTATGCGATGCAATCGGCCTAGCGGTATTCGTGGGCATTGGTGTAGAAAAAGCGCTGATTTATCAAGATTCTGCATTGGTTGCTATTATCATGGGTGTGATCACAGGCTGCGGTGGCGGCATTATCCGTGACGTACTTGCTCGTGAAGTCCCAATGATTCTAAGAAGTGAAGTCTATGCGACCGCTTGTATCATTGGCGGCGCTTTCCATACCATGGCGCTCAGCATGGGGCACGACTCAGAAACCGCATTTCTGGCCGGCGTGTTCACGACACTATTGATTAGGCTTGGCGCTATTCGCTGGCACATGTCATTGCCTACCTTCGCAATCAAATAG
- the btuF gene encoding vitamin B12 ABC transporter substrate-binding protein BtuF produces the protein MKPSALVTSLTILFSSLWLPLSFAEATPLTSEKVQPAQRVVSLAPHATELAYSAGLGDKLVAVSERSDYPPQADQLEKVANYQGIKVEKIIALQPNLILAWPAGNPPRELAKLEQFGFNIYYSKTKSLDNIATNIEQLSQFASNPNIGRNNAKQYREKLNALRLKYKDAEPVNYFYQLSEKPIITVAQGHWPSEVFEFCGGHNIFEDSASPYPQVGIEQVVLRKPQVIFTSQHAIENGTMWQTWEGEIPAVAQNQIWSLNSDWINRPTTRTLKAIQQVCDFFDRARQNH, from the coding sequence GTGAAACCATCAGCACTTGTTACAAGCCTTACTATTTTGTTTTCCAGCTTATGGCTGCCTTTGTCATTTGCAGAAGCAACACCACTGACTTCAGAAAAAGTTCAACCGGCTCAACGCGTGGTTAGCCTTGCTCCTCATGCCACTGAGCTCGCATACAGCGCTGGTTTAGGTGATAAGCTTGTTGCGGTAAGTGAGCGAAGTGATTACCCACCACAAGCTGACCAGCTAGAGAAAGTAGCAAACTATCAAGGCATCAAGGTTGAGAAGATCATCGCCCTACAGCCTAACTTGATTCTTGCGTGGCCAGCCGGAAACCCGCCTAGAGAACTCGCGAAGCTAGAGCAGTTTGGTTTCAATATTTACTATTCCAAAACCAAAAGCCTAGACAACATCGCGACCAATATTGAACAACTTAGCCAATTCGCAAGCAACCCGAATATCGGTAGAAATAATGCCAAGCAATACAGAGAAAAGCTCAATGCGTTGAGACTAAAATATAAAGATGCCGAGCCAGTAAACTACTTTTACCAACTAAGTGAGAAGCCGATCATCACGGTTGCTCAAGGGCACTGGCCAAGTGAGGTGTTTGAGTTTTGTGGCGGCCACAATATTTTCGAAGACAGCGCCTCCCCTTACCCACAAGTTGGCATTGAGCAAGTTGTGTTAAGGAAGCCGCAAGTGATCTTCACTTCTCAGCACGCGATTGAGAATGGAACCATGTGGCAAACTTGGGAAGGTGAGATCCCGGCAGTCGCTCAAAATCAGATTTGGTCACTCAACTCTGATTGGATTAATCGCCCAACGACGAGAACTTTGAAAGCGATCCAACAAGTATGCGATTTCTTCGATAGAGCTAGGCAAAATCACTAA
- a CDS encoding cobalamin biosynthesis family protein, translating into MQTLFEQVFANGVLLVMWGALLFHLILPIPHAAHPTTLWHKFAELLASKVNNNQNYSQSLISGTLAWGLMVLPALVILLALQPLVWQSQLFELALLLLAIDWRNNEKLANQLIKALGREDKTTARQLLAPIVNRQTESLSSLGLGKAAAETIIMGYARNVICVLFWYAVGGGIAALMYRLVVELARAWSPSRKQFSPFGSTAIKIVAILEFVPMRLFALMIVSGEKATHTFKMMLVQSRSWPLPGPAWLITAVGNKLELSLGGPAIYDSTKAIRAKLGGRIAPSALHLSQVQKLLFGRIAIWIFLQSLILLFVHQGI; encoded by the coding sequence ATGCAAACACTGTTTGAACAGGTATTTGCAAATGGCGTGCTCCTTGTAATGTGGGGAGCACTGCTTTTTCATTTAATTTTACCTATCCCTCATGCCGCACACCCCACGACCTTATGGCATAAGTTTGCTGAGCTTTTAGCAAGCAAGGTTAATAACAACCAAAACTATTCCCAAAGCTTAATCTCGGGCACCTTAGCTTGGGGGTTAATGGTCTTGCCGGCTCTGGTTATTCTATTGGCACTGCAGCCACTGGTTTGGCAATCACAACTGTTTGAATTAGCGCTGTTGTTACTCGCGATTGATTGGCGTAATAATGAAAAGCTAGCGAATCAACTGATCAAAGCACTTGGCCGAGAAGATAAAACTACCGCTCGTCAATTACTGGCTCCGATTGTCAATCGTCAGACCGAATCACTGTCATCACTAGGGCTTGGCAAAGCTGCCGCTGAAACTATCATTATGGGTTACGCGCGTAACGTGATTTGTGTGTTGTTCTGGTACGCCGTTGGTGGTGGAATCGCAGCGTTAATGTATCGCCTTGTGGTCGAATTAGCTCGAGCTTGGTCACCAAGCCGTAAGCAGTTTTCCCCATTTGGCTCAACCGCTATCAAAATTGTCGCAATCTTAGAGTTCGTACCGATGCGTTTATTCGCTTTGATGATCGTAAGTGGTGAAAAAGCGACACACACGTTTAAGATGATGCTAGTCCAAAGCCGCTCTTGGCCACTGCCTGGCCCTGCATGGTTGATTACTGCTGTCGGCAATAAGCTTGAGCTGTCACTGGGCGGTCCTGCGATTTACGACAGCACCAAAGCTATTCGAGCAAAATTAGGCGGCAGAATCGCCCCTTCAGCGCTGCACTTGTCTCAAGTTCAAAAACTGCTGTTTGGTCGCATCGCTATCTGGATATTTTTACAAAGCCTAATTTTACTATTTGTTCACCAAGGGATTTAG
- the mtnN gene encoding 5'-methylthioadenosine/S-adenosylhomocysteine nucleosidase, producing the protein MKIGIIGAMEQEVAILKAAISDITEVNKGGCTFFSGQLNGVDVILLQSGIGKVAAAVGTSILLSEYQPDVVLNTGSAGGFDSTLNLGDVVISTEVRHHDADVTAFGYEIGQMAGQPAAFKADDKLMAVAEQALAQMEDKHAVRGLICTGDAFVCTAERQEFIRKHFPSVVAVEMEASAIAQACHQFQVPFVVVRAISDVADKESPMSFEEFLPLAAQSSSEMVIKMVALLK; encoded by the coding sequence ATGAAAATCGGCATCATTGGCGCAATGGAGCAAGAAGTTGCGATCCTAAAAGCAGCAATTTCAGACATTACTGAAGTGAATAAAGGCGGTTGTACTTTCTTTTCTGGTCAGCTAAATGGTGTTGACGTTATTTTGCTTCAATCTGGCATTGGTAAAGTAGCAGCGGCAGTGGGTACTTCAATCCTACTAAGCGAATACCAACCAGATGTAGTACTGAACACGGGCTCTGCTGGCGGTTTTGATTCAACACTAAACCTTGGTGATGTTGTTATCTCGACTGAAGTTCGTCACCACGATGCTGACGTTACGGCTTTCGGTTACGAAATCGGTCAAATGGCAGGTCAACCTGCAGCGTTCAAAGCTGACGACAAATTGATGGCTGTTGCCGAACAAGCTCTCGCACAAATGGAAGATAAGCATGCTGTTCGCGGTCTTATCTGTACTGGCGACGCATTTGTTTGCACAGCAGAACGCCAAGAGTTCATCCGTAAGCACTTCCCATCAGTCGTTGCTGTAGAGATGGAAGCATCTGCTATCGCTCAAGCTTGTCACCAATTCCAAGTACCATTCGTGGTTGTTCGTGCAATTTCTGACGTTGCAGACAAAGAATCACCAATGAGCTTCGAAGAGTTCCTGCCTCTAGCTGCGCAAAGCTCTTCTGAAATGGTTATCAAGATGGTTGCCCTACTAAAGTAA
- a CDS encoding DUF1499 domain-containing protein, which translates to MKKIVLLSTLLISLSGCSQGNQTMEDRTHAPCGNKPNCVSTQDTREQHNIAPFTLVDGVRLSQVQAVILQLPRTKAAVSKDNYLRIEFTSKIMRFVDDLELKIEGENLLVRSESRTGHSDFGVNRKRAEQLRANLKSEGLIK; encoded by the coding sequence ATGAAAAAAATCGTCTTGCTCTCTACCCTTCTCATCAGTCTTTCAGGCTGTAGCCAAGGAAATCAAACAATGGAAGACAGAACTCATGCCCCGTGTGGCAACAAGCCGAACTGTGTCTCGACTCAAGATACACGCGAACAACACAATATTGCCCCGTTTACCTTAGTGGACGGTGTAAGATTATCTCAAGTTCAGGCAGTAATATTGCAACTACCTAGAACTAAAGCGGCGGTTTCAAAAGACAACTATCTGCGTATTGAATTTACTAGTAAGATCATGCGCTTTGTCGACGATCTTGAACTGAAAATTGAGGGTGAAAACCTGTTGGTCCGCTCAGAGTCTCGTACTGGCCACTCTGATTTTGGCGTAAACCGAAAACGCGCTGAACAACTTCGCGCTAACTTAAAAAGTGAAGGCCTGATCAAATAG
- a CDS encoding sulfite reductase flavoprotein subunit alpha has protein sequence MKVPHLPQDLPFNEDQKTWLAGFFSGLHSRLLVKEESVVHAESKPQVKGLTILYGSQTGNAESVAYDTAEKAKEYGLTATVQDMDDVDAQVFVKSSRILIITSTYGEGEHPDNAETLWETMSGDNAPKLASTYFSVLALGDTSYDDFCLAGKEWDERLTHLGATRITERVDCDIDFEQPAEEWMIATLPAIAAKGDDNESASTASPTTKQKSKYGRKNPLQATLKHKRVLTKEGSSKEIVHYELSLEGSGEFYKPGDALNVIPQNQPELINALLDHFQFTGDERPSWNGENHSLRELFTGYLDIRTPSKELVKTLAESASDHNVIQMLGNDDTSPLNDFLWGKDVLDLVKTYPTVSLSLAEILSLLRPIAPRAYSISSSLNKHNDEVHLTIGSVRYKHDERSYNGTCSTWLADLVEEGKTVPCYFAPNKSFAVPEDDKAPMIMVGPGTGIAPFRAFLEEREVQASPGDNWLIFGDRNSATDYIYQEELEALQQKEVLTRLDLAFSRDQEQKVYVQDKMRTNGSELFAWLERGGYFFVCGDAYYMAKDVDKALHDIISEHGGLDDDGAKAYINKLKKQKRYVRDVY, from the coding sequence ATGAAAGTACCTCATTTGCCACAAGATTTACCATTTAATGAAGACCAAAAGACTTGGTTGGCGGGCTTCTTTTCAGGCCTTCATTCACGCCTTTTGGTAAAGGAAGAATCCGTTGTACATGCGGAATCTAAACCTCAAGTGAAGGGATTAACCATCCTTTATGGATCGCAAACAGGTAACGCAGAAAGCGTGGCCTATGACACCGCAGAAAAAGCCAAGGAGTACGGCCTTACTGCTACGGTGCAAGATATGGATGATGTTGACGCTCAAGTCTTTGTGAAGTCCTCACGCATCCTAATCATCACCAGCACCTACGGTGAAGGTGAACATCCGGATAATGCCGAAACCCTTTGGGAAACCATGAGCGGGGACAATGCGCCGAAACTCGCTAGTACCTACTTCTCTGTATTAGCACTAGGCGATACCAGCTATGATGATTTCTGCCTTGCCGGAAAAGAGTGGGACGAGCGGTTAACACACCTAGGTGCTACACGTATCACTGAGCGAGTCGATTGTGACATTGATTTTGAACAACCGGCTGAAGAGTGGATGATCGCCACCCTTCCCGCTATCGCAGCGAAAGGAGATGACAACGAAAGTGCATCCACAGCATCACCAACAACCAAGCAAAAATCTAAGTATGGCCGTAAGAACCCTTTACAAGCGACACTCAAGCATAAGCGAGTACTCACTAAAGAAGGTTCAAGCAAAGAAATTGTTCATTACGAACTGTCTCTTGAAGGTTCAGGGGAGTTCTATAAACCAGGTGATGCCCTAAATGTCATCCCACAGAACCAACCAGAGTTGATCAACGCACTACTCGATCACTTTCAGTTTACAGGTGATGAGAGGCCATCATGGAATGGTGAGAACCATAGCTTACGCGAACTATTTACTGGCTACCTAGATATTCGAACACCATCGAAAGAGTTAGTTAAAACTCTCGCTGAATCCGCCAGTGATCATAATGTTATTCAGATGCTAGGCAATGACGATACCAGTCCCTTGAATGACTTCCTGTGGGGTAAAGACGTACTGGATCTTGTAAAAACATACCCTACTGTTTCGTTATCACTGGCAGAAATTTTATCGCTCCTAAGGCCTATTGCGCCACGCGCTTACTCAATTTCTTCTAGCCTTAACAAACACAACGATGAAGTTCATCTCACTATCGGTAGTGTGCGTTATAAACATGACGAACGTAGCTACAACGGCACGTGTTCAACGTGGCTTGCCGATTTAGTTGAAGAGGGTAAGACAGTACCTTGCTACTTTGCTCCAAATAAGAGCTTTGCTGTACCTGAAGATGACAAAGCACCAATGATCATGGTAGGACCGGGAACTGGCATTGCACCTTTCCGAGCCTTCCTTGAAGAACGTGAAGTGCAAGCTTCCCCTGGTGATAACTGGTTAATTTTCGGTGATCGTAATAGCGCTACCGACTACATTTATCAAGAAGAGCTCGAAGCCTTGCAACAAAAGGAGGTTTTGACTCGACTAGACTTAGCATTTTCCCGAGACCAAGAGCAGAAAGTTTACGTACAAGACAAGATGCGCACCAACGGCTCTGAGCTATTTGCATGGTTAGAACGTGGCGGCTACTTCTTTGTTTGTGGTGATGCCTATTACATGGCAAAAGACGTAGATAAAGCGCTACACGACATCATTTCAGAGCACGGTGGACTAGATGACGATGGTGCGAAAGCTTACATCAATAAACTCAAGAAGCAAAAACGTTACGTTCGTGACGTCTACTAA